The genomic segment ATTCACGTTTATTACTGTCCACCACCAATAGTTACGTAGTTTTTGTCTCTGTTTTTGGATTTCAGAGAGCGAGGGAAAAGAAATATGACAGAAGAACACTTCCGGACCCCGATCGTCTGCGTGCTCGGGCACGTAGACCACGGGAAAACATCGCTTCTGGATAGGATTCGCGGCTCGCGTGTTACCGCAGGCGAAGCTGGGGCCATCACCCAGCATATCGGTGCAACCCTGATACCGATCGACTCCATCCAGAAAATAAGCGGTGACTTGGGAAAGATGAAGACCACCGTCCCGGGCCTTCTCTTCATTGACACACCGGGACACCACGCATTCACCACGCTTCGTGCCCGCGGCGGAGCACTTGCCGACATCGCAATTCTCGTGGTTGACGTGAATGAGGGATTCAAACAGCAGACGATCGAAGCACTACAGATTCTTCGAAACTGCAAAACCCCGTTCATCATTGCCGCAACAAAAATCGACCGCATCCCGGGCTGGCGGCCGCAGCAGAACGCAGGATTCCTGAAATCATACAAAAGCCAGAACGAACGCGCCCAGACCGAGTGTGAAAACCGCGTCTACGAACTCGTCGGCAAACTCTCCGATCTCGGCTTCAACTCCGAACGGTTCGACCGCGTGAGTGACTTCCAGCGAAACCTTGTGATCGTTCCGGTCAGCAGTATGACCGGAGAAGGCATCGGTGATCTGCTGATGGTCATGATCGGTCTCGCCCAGCGCTTCTTAACTGACGGCCTCAAGATGACGGTCGAAGGGCCGGGCGTCGGCACTGTCCTTGAAGTGAAAGAAGAAAAAGGCCTTGGAACCACTTTGGATGTCATCCTCTATGACGGCATCATCAACCTCGGCGATGAAATAGCCGTTGCCGGAGCTGATGGTCCCATCGCCACCAAAGTGCGGGCACTTCTCCAGCCGCGGCCGATGAAGGAGATCCTCATCGAAGACCGGTTTGAACGCGTCAAGTCCGTGACTGCCGCAGCCGGAGTCAAAATAACTGCGCCGAATCTGGAGACCGTCATTGCCGGCTCTCCCCTTCGGGTCATCCGCGATGATCGCGACGCAGTGCTTGCAAAAATCGATCAGGAGATGCAGGAGATCAATGTCAAACTCTCCGAAGTCGGTATCACGGTTCGCGCCGACACGATCGGAGCCCTTGAAGCCCTCTCCAAAGAGCTGGAAGGAAAGAACATCCCAATCATGCGCGCCGAAGTGGGGCCGGTCAGCCGTCATGACCTGATTGAGATCAGCGTGATGAAGGATGAGTTCTACAAAACCGTGCTCTGCTTCAATGTCCCTCTCCTCTCAGACGCAGAGGCAATGATCCGCGACGGTGAGGTGGATGTCAAGGTCTTTTCTAACCGCGTCATCTACAAACTCATCGACGAGTACATCGCATGGCGCGACGAACTTACCCGTGCGCGTGAGGCAAAACAGTTTGAGACCGTTGTGCTTCCTGCAAAGTTCTCGATTCTTCCCGGCTGCGTATTCCGCCAGAGCGGCCCTGCGGTTGTCGGCGTGCGGATTTTGGGAGGAATTCTCCGGCCGCATGTCAATGTCTCGACGCGCGAAGGCAAGGTTGTCGGTGAGATCAAACAGATCAAACTGAACAAAGAAAGCATTCAGGAAGCAAAGGAAGGGGCAGAAGTTGCGATCTCCATTGACGGTGTTATCATCGGGCGGCAAATCGATGTCGGAGAGACGCTTTACGTTGCCGTTCCCGAGCGGCATGTGAAGGTTTTAGAGACTGAAATGTACTCCCATTTAAACCCGGGTACCAAAGAGGCTCTTGAGGAGTATGCCAATATTTTCCGCAAGACCGAGTACTTCTGGGGGAAGTAGTATTAATGGGGAGAGACTAACTATATGGGTACTTCGGCATCCTATTGATATCGAGGAGATGTGCTAATACAATGGTAGACTTTAAGGTCGTACTGTCAGACCCGAAATCCGGTCTTTCGTACAAAATAGATGCCACGGGCGCAGCAGCAGGTGCACTTCTGGGAAAGAAGATCGGCACTGAAGTTGACGGCGCTCCGTTTGGTATGAACGGTTACAAGATTACAATCACCGGCGGATCCGATAAAACCGGAATTCCGGCACGCGCTGACCTTCCAGGCAACGGCAAGAGACACCTTCTCTTATCCGATGGATTTGGTTTCCACGCAACCCACAACGGTGAGAGAAGAAGAAAGACCCAGCGCGGCAACGAGATCGCAGCTGACTTCGTTCAGGTAAATGCCAAAATCTCCACCTACGGCGAAAAGCCGGTCGCAGAGATCTTTGCATCGGCAGAAGCCGCAGCAGAGTAAATCTCTCATCAATACTTTTTCTCTTCTTCAAAATTTCTCAAAAAAAGTTATTGTTTCTGAATCTACACCGTCTCTTTTAGAGCCGGCAAGTATGCATCGTACGCGACGCGGTATTTTTTTGCCAGAAGAACCATGGCAGCCTGCGGCAGCAGAAGATTGTCGAAATGTCGATTGATCTCCTGAAGTTCAGCAGCGAGATCTTTTTTGTTTTTGCCGGTCGCATTCACAATGTCATCGAAGAGTGCTTCGACCGGATCTTTTTCCGCCTCGGTTGCAGAAAAGATCTCATCACCCGGCCGAAATCCCAAAGGAATCGTGACGTCTGCAAGCGTGCCGGTAAAGCGGTAGCTCGCTTCCGAGCCGTCTTTATTCAGGAGGTTGCGTTTTTCCGCGATATCGATCAGCTTTTTTGCCTGATCCTGACTCATCCACCGTTTGTCCTGCACATAGTAGAACACCAGCTCCATCTTGGTGAGCTTCTCTTTTCTTCCATGTTTGAATGGTGCGGCGATAGTGGTTTCCAGCTCGTTCACGAAAGAGCCTCAAGAATCATCTTCTTCATGTCCATTGAGTCGAACCCTTCAATCGACGGGGACTTGGTGATGAAGACCTCTGTTCTGTCGCCTTTCTCAATTGTCCGGATCATAAATCGGTGATCATTTAACGGCACATTGCCGGACGCCTTGAGCACGGTGTCGGTGAGGATGACGACAATGTCAGCAGCATCGGTTGCAATTTTGCTCATCTGAGAGCCTTGTTCAATCTTTTCAAATCCAAGCCGGTCATTCGCGAGCAAAACGCTGATCTCCCGCTTGATAGGTCCGCGCTCTGTCCGGAAGTTGTCCTGCCGTCCGGCAAGGGACTCTACCGCATTCAGAAATACCGGAAAGTGAACGTCTGCTTCGAACTCAAGATCGCAGCGGTTGGGGAACTGATAGGACACTCTTCTCATGTATCAGATATTGGCATCTGCTACGGATAAGTATATTCTGCTGTGAAACCGGCGAAGCACCGGGAAAAGAAAAAAAATATTATGGTTATTCAAGCAGGACTGCGTTGATAACGCCGTCCTGACCTGGGCGGCTGACGATGCGGGCTTTACCGAGATCGGTGATGATGATTGCGCCCTTGGTCATCAGACTTCTACGAACATAGTTCGGGTTTGCTGCATTCTCTGCCACAGAAGTGATCTTTGCCTTCTGGACTTTTCCGGTCTTCTTGTCGCTGACGTTGGCGAACTCACAGCGGAGTGCGCGAACTTTCGTGTTGCCGCCAGTAACTCTGATGGTCTTTACGCGGGTTACCCCAACGATGGTGTCTGCCGGGGATCTGCCGATCTCGAACCGTTTCTTGCCACGGTTTGCGTGGTAGCGGCCGCCGGTAGACTTTCTAACGGATCTTCCTTGCCAAAGCATGAATTAATTATCTCCTATAATGTGTTTCTCTGAACGAATGTCTGGAAGTGTCCAGACATCTCAGTCTTTTACAGAGTCCTATATGTGTTGGTTCTCCGAATATTTAAAATCCTTTAGGCAAGGATCGCGTCGACGACTTCTTTGACACCTTCACCTTTTCTGAGATTGGTTTTGATGATGATCATCTCAGGGTTGTAGCGTTTGATGTCGTTTATCATGCGTTCGACATTACAGCCGACCGCTTCTGCGAGATCGACTTTGTTGATGACCGCAATCTGGCAGTCGCGGAACATCATAGGATGTTTGTTGACTACGTCGTCACCTTCGGTGGTGGAGATAACGACGATGCGTTTCTCTGCGCCAAGCTTGAAGTCGGTCGGGCAGACCATGTTGCCGACGTTTTCGATTAAGACGACATCGATTCCATGCAGGTCAAGGTGGTCAAGTGCGTGGTGAACGAGATGCGCGTCAAGGTGGCATTCTTTTCCGGTGTTTGCATTGAATGCCGGAATGCCGGTCTTGACGATTCTCTGGAAGTCGTCGTCTCCGTAAACATCGCCTGCAATTGCTGCGGCATTGAGGTTGCGGCGTTTGAGTTCAGGAACTACCTGTTCGACAAGAGAGGTTTTGCCAGAGCCAATAGCTCCAAGAAGATCAAATGCGCGAACGCCGTGCGCCTTGAAATGTTCTGCGTTATGTTCCGCAAGACGGTTGTTTGCGCCGTAAATCTCGGCTTCCATGTGAACATCCACGTGATGCATAATCGTAGTATTGGTGTGCGTCTGGTTTATAGATGCACTATTTTTATTCTGCGTATGAGTGCGTCATACCGAAAACAAGAAAAATATGTTTTTGGTCGAGTTGTGCTGACACAAAGTAATCTTATGAAAACAATGTGTAAAGTTATATTAACATAAACGATCCATTATGTTATGTCAGAAAAATTCTGACACCCCAATAGACACACGATAAAGGAGAAACGTCATTATGAACACTCTGGCAAAAATTACTGCGGTTCTGTTTGCACTGACATTGCTGGTCATGCCGATAGCAGCAGTCGAAACAGAGGGGGAACACGGCATTTTCGTCGTGTCTACCGACGCAGACCACCCTATTGCATATTTGAAATACATTCCACTCGATGAGCATGAAAAAATCCCCGAACACATGGAACTTCGCCCCTACTTCCGGGACAGTGATCCTGAGTTCGTGGTCATTGATGCTGAAGATCGTCCAACCGATGAAAATATGATCATGACCGAAATGACTACGCTTCGGCCAAGCACTGTTTCAGACAACACTGCTGCATCGGTAACGTACGAGTATGCGGCAATTCCGTAAACGAAAATATCAATATCCAATTTTTTTCAGGGCCCCGCCAATTACCTTATAGATCTTCACGCCAAACAGTACTCCATCCATGGCGATTCGTTTTCTCTACCCCTGTTATTTCAACGCAGGACTGACCCGCGCTCAAGGCAGACGCGTGGCAAAGACTCTTGCCGTAGCCTCACCGAACCTTGCCCAGGTTGCGCGTGCGGTCAAACAATGCAGTGTAACTGTTCTTGACGAAGAACGCGATATCATGCATCCTGCCCACTGGTTCTCCCGGGAAGGCAGGCTGCGGGTTGAGTATGAGGGAAGCAAAGAGGAACTTCTCCAGAAAGTTGCACACAAACTGAGCGGGAACTAACACCATCATGTACGATTTCCACTGCCACACCACCATGAGCGACGGAGAGCTTCTGCCAACCGAACTTCTTCGGAGACTTTCTGTTCTCGGCTATACTGAAGTTGCCATCTCGGATCATGCGGACTTCTCCAATGTCAAAGCACTGCTTTCTGCGCAGGCAGCGGTAAAAAAATCCGCAGAACTTTATGGTCTCTGTCTTTACTCAGGCATTGAGATTACGCATGTGCCACCAGAACAGATCGATGAACTGGCAGGATATGCGAAAGTGCTTGGGGCAGAGATTGTGGTGGTACATGGCGAGACGGTTTCTGAACCGGTAGCTCCGGGAACTAATATGGCAGCACTCTCCAGCAGTTATGTGGACATCCTCGCACACCCTGGCCTCATCACCGAAGAAGAGGCCAGACTTGCCGCACGGAACAATATATTTCTGGAAATTACTGCGCGGGGCGGACACAACCGAACAAACGGTCATGTGGTGTCCGAAGCCCGTCGCGCGGGCGCATCTCTTGTCGTCGAGTCTGATGCCCATGGTCCGGACGATCTGTTGAGTGAATCGGTGAAGTATCTTGTTGCGCGGGGGGCCGGGATGAGTGAGGAAGAGGCCAGAGCGGTTCTTTCCCTTTCGGCAAATGAAGTCAGAAATATCTGACTCTATTTTACTATTCTGGAATAAGTTTATATGGGTCTCGCTCATCATAATATATTGCATATATATTCTGTGGTTTGAATCTGCGATATATGCGGTATGATATTCGAGGCTGATTTGTGAAGTTTGCAGGAAGTGTTACAGCAGTACTTGGTCGACGACTGTTAGTTGTCAGAAGTGATGCGGGCCAGCTTCCTCCTCTCTACACCGGGGTCGCCGATGCAAAAAATCGCCCTGTTGGTAGAATTGTAGATCTTTATGGAAGTGTTTCACGCCCATATCTTACCGTTCTGTGCAATGAAGGTGTTTGTACAGGTATTGGGGATGATCTTTACGTGATCCCCGAGTCAAAACCAGAAATGCCAGGGAAAAAACATCATCATGCGTCCGGACGCACGGGGGCGGACAATAACCGCCGCCCGAAGACCGGGGGTTCAATATGGAAAAAGAAATCGAGAAGCTGAAACAGTTAAAAGAAGAGCGCGAAAAGATGAAACAGCGGCAGAACACCGCTGTGGAAAAGGTAAAGGAGAAGCAGGGAGGCAATGACACTACCGCGACGGTCTGTCCAGAGTGCGGCAGCCGCCAGCTTGTCCATGACTATGAGCGTGCAGAACTGGTTTGTCAGCAGTGCGGTCTTGTGCTGGACGATGATTTCATCGACCGCGGACCGGAATGGCGTGCGTTTGATCATGATCAGAGAATGAAGAGGTCTCGTGTTGGAGCGCCCATGACCTTTACGATTCACGATAAGGGTCTTTCCACCATGATCGACTGGAGAAACCGCGACAGTTATGGTCGTGCAATCTCTTCGAAGAACCGTGCCCAGCTCTACCGGCTGAGAAAGTGGCAGCGCCGTATCAGAGTTTCAAATGCTACCGAGCGTAACCTTGCATTTGCCTTATCCGAACTGGATCGTATGGCATCTGCTCTTGGTCTTCCAAGAAACGTGCGTGAGACCGCAGCAGTTGTTTACCGTGACGCGGTTGACAAGAACCTGATTCGCGGAAGAAGTATCGAAGGAGTGGCAGCAGCCGCCCTTTACGCGGCATGCCGTCAGTGTAATGTTCCGCGAACGCTTGATGAGATTGCGGAAGTGTCGCGTGTTTCAAGAAAAGAGATCGGCAGAACCTACCGGTTCATTTCCCGTGAGCTTGGCTTGAAACTTCTGCCGACTTCTCCGGGCGACTATGTGCCGAGATTCTGTTCAGGTCTGAACCTGAAGGGTGAGGTCCAGTCGCGTGCGATGGAGATCTTGAAGCAGGCAGGCGAACGCGAGCTTACGAGCGGGCGCGGTCCAACGGGTGTAGCTGCCGCTGCCATCTATATCTCCTCAATTCTTTCCGGAGAACGCAGAACTCAGCGTGAAGTCGCTGATGTTGCGGGTGTGACCGAGGTCACGATTCGGAACAGATATAAGGAATTGGCAGAACAATTAGATATTGAGATTATTCTCTGATCGGGATTAACTTCCCAACAATACTTTTTATCGGGCTCGTATATCAGGGGTAGATAGCTACGTTCGCAACGTAGATGCCGCGGGTTCAAATCCCGCCGGGTCCATTTTTGTTTATTTCATTTTCTGTGATGTGGTTTTGCTTGGAGTAACCACGGATCACACAGAAATTTACGGAGCTTTACGGAAAAAATGCACGGAGAATGCCTGCGGCGCCGGATTCGCATGCCTTCGGCCTGCTCACCGCTTTGCGGGAATGCACGGAAGACCTAAGGAGGTTGGAAACTTTCTGATTCTACAAAAAATTTAGTTCGTTTTTTTGGAGGAGATGTTGGGCGAAGATGATTTTTGTGTGATCAAAGACTCAGACTTCCTTATTTTTCCGTGCATTCCCGCAAAGCGGTGAGCAGGCCGAAGGCATGCGAATCCGGCGCCGCAGGCATTCTCCGTGCATTTTTTCCGTGAAACTCTGTGTGCTCCGTGCATTCCGTGGTTACTCCAAACGAGACCAAAGACACAAAAAAAGAAAAATGAAATTGGTTGAAAAATATTTCTACTCTTCTTCCGCTGCATTGATCTCTGCGATATGTCTACGGACAGCAATAGTATCTGCTGAAAGAGGAAGATCCTCCCACTTAACCAGGTCACCATCGACATCACAGAGAGCAACCGGTGGGTCGGACTTCTGAGTCAGGAATGCCGTCACCAGCATTGCAATACCACTCATTGCCCAGGGCACGAAGGTCTGAATACCGATCCAGAGATTGTCCTGCGGCTCGATTGCAATCTGGCCGAAGTAAATCGACTGGGCAATAATACAGCCGATCACACCAATAAATCCGACAACAATCGACGCGATCGCAGACGATGCATTACATCTCTTCCAGAAGAGAGCGCCTATCAGTGCCCAGAACATGCAGTTGAAGAGAATCGTAAACGAGAAGATCATCATCCAGTACAAACTATCGATTACGAAACTGAAGAACACACAGAATATGCCTATCACCAGCACCAGCAAACGGGTAAGTCGAAGAACCTGCAACGAGGTCGTTGCATATTTGGAGAGCGAACCATGCAGCATCAGTGTAGAGATTGCCGCTGACGCTGCAAAGATCGTGGAACTTGAGGTTGACATAATCGCCGCAAGAAGCGAGCCGATAAACACTGCCATCAGAAGAACACCGATCATGCCCATCACGCTTGGATCAAACAGCTTCTCCGCAAGAACCAAGAGAACATAGTTTCCATCCTCTGCAAGAACGTCTGCCATGGGAGCACCCGAAGCAGTTGTCGCTCCCTGCGAGACCATCACGATTGCAATCAAGGCGATCAGCATCGAAAAAAATCCTGCAATTGCATACATTCCTGAGCCGATAAGAAGACCCTGCTGTGCGGATTTAGTGTCGCGAGCACAGAGAACGCGCTGCGTCAGCTCAACCGAGGCAAGATATCCAAATCCCATTCCCGAAAGGCCTGCAATCCAGGTGAAGATACCGAGAGGATCAACCGTGAATCCGGTACTCACTGCGCCTGCCCCGTCATTGGGGAACAAATTCCAGAAATTGTACGGCGTTGCAGCATTCAAGGCCTCAAGTCCTCCGACAAAGATGATTCCGGTCGGAATCAGGATGATCAGTCCAAGCATAATCATCACTGCCTGAATGTTGTCGGTGTAGACGACCGCAAGCATTCCGCCAAGATAGGTGTACAATACCACAATGAGTCCTGAGATGATCGCACAGATGAGAGGATCAAAGTCCAGAAACAGTTTGAAGATGGTGGTCAGGGCGACGATGTTTGCCGCGGTCCAGGTTATCATGGAAGGGATGCACATCAGCGTGGCAACAGTTGCGCCTCGCTTGCCAAACCGCAGACGATACATCTCGCTTAAGGATGCGATCTTGAGTTTTCGAAGAATCGCACAGAAGAAGACCGCCATCAAGACAAGCGTCAGACAGGTTGCCCAGGGGTCTGCGATGGTGGATACTACGTATCCTGTATATGCGGTTCCCGCAGCTCCAAGAAGTACGCCGCCGCACCAGTTGGTAGAAAAAACTGTTCCGCCGACCATTAAGGGGCCGACACCTTTGCTTGCGACCAGATAATCTGCTGCACTTTTATCTGCGCCTTTCCGCTGTACAAAGTATCCGATGGCAATCATCGATGCCATGTAAATGACGACAATTATCAGTACGAGATTGTCGATAAAGAACTGACTTACCTGCTCTAAACCCATAGACCACACTCCAGATTTGATGGGAAAATATATTGGATAAACGCCTGCTGCCACCCCCGTGACATCACACGTGTTATACTAACTTTGTTGCCCTCGTAATTTCTTAAAGGTGTCTCCTGCATTGTGTCTGATACTCTGTGGTCTGTGAAACATCCGGCCCGGAATTTTTTCTGGAAAAAATGTATTTGTTTCGTCACAAAATTTTTTTGAAAATTATTTTTTGAAAAAAATATTTTTTTTATCGGCAGATATCTTCTGCCGCGCAGATATCTCCGGGTCTCAGACGATGGTGATCTCTATAGTGTCATAGATCTCCTGATACTCAATGCCGTCTGCGGTAACTTTGGTTATCAGCATATCACGAATCATGGTCTGTTCGTTAGCAAGATTATTCTGATCGTACTGGCCGTCACCGACATCGATTGCATCACCAATCGTCCGTGTGTAGGTAAGCCGATCGCCTGCTTTTACCATTCGTGTGTCAATGCCCTTTTCCTCGCATTCTTCATTTGTCCAGAAGCCAGTCTTCTCGGTTCCTTCGGCATAAATCGGAATACGAATGGTGTCGCCCTTTTCAAGTCCCATGACGTTTCCGGCAATGACATTATACTCTCCCATCAGGAACCAGTACGGACTCTTGTGGGTCTTGGTCGGGATAGTAAGGTCGTCATTTTCCGTGGTTGCCCCAGCGGTAATTACTGGGTCTTCGGTC from the Methanorbis rubei genome contains:
- the infB gene encoding translation initiation factor IF-2 — encoded protein: MTEEHFRTPIVCVLGHVDHGKTSLLDRIRGSRVTAGEAGAITQHIGATLIPIDSIQKISGDLGKMKTTVPGLLFIDTPGHHAFTTLRARGGALADIAILVVDVNEGFKQQTIEALQILRNCKTPFIIAATKIDRIPGWRPQQNAGFLKSYKSQNERAQTECENRVYELVGKLSDLGFNSERFDRVSDFQRNLVIVPVSSMTGEGIGDLLMVMIGLAQRFLTDGLKMTVEGPGVGTVLEVKEEKGLGTTLDVILYDGIINLGDEIAVAGADGPIATKVRALLQPRPMKEILIEDRFERVKSVTAAAGVKITAPNLETVIAGSPLRVIRDDRDAVLAKIDQEMQEINVKLSEVGITVRADTIGALEALSKELEGKNIPIMRAEVGPVSRHDLIEISVMKDEFYKTVLCFNVPLLSDAEAMIRDGEVDVKVFSNRVIYKLIDEYIAWRDELTRAREAKQFETVVLPAKFSILPGCVFRQSGPAVVGVRILGGILRPHVNVSTREGKVVGEIKQIKLNKESIQEAKEGAEVAISIDGVIIGRQIDVGETLYVAVPERHVKVLETEMYSHLNPGTKEALEEYANIFRKTEYFWGK
- a CDS encoding 30S ribosomal protein S6e, which translates into the protein MVDFKVVLSDPKSGLSYKIDATGAAAGALLGKKIGTEVDGAPFGMNGYKITITGGSDKTGIPARADLPGNGKRHLLLSDGFGFHATHNGERRRKTQRGNEIAADFVQVNAKISTYGEKPVAEIFASAEAAAE
- a CDS encoding DUF2240 family protein, whose translation is MNELETTIAAPFKHGRKEKLTKMELVFYYVQDKRWMSQDQAKKLIDIAEKRNLLNKDGSEASYRFTGTLADVTIPLGFRPGDEIFSATEAEKDPVEALFDDIVNATGKNKKDLAAELQEINRHFDNLLLPQAAMVLLAKKYRVAYDAYLPALKETV
- a CDS encoding 30S ribosomal protein S8e, yielding MLWQGRSVRKSTGGRYHANRGKKRFEIGRSPADTIVGVTRVKTIRVTGGNTKVRALRCEFANVSDKKTGKVQKAKITSVAENAANPNYVRRSLMTKGAIIITDLGKARIVSRPGQDGVINAVLLE
- the hypB gene encoding hydrogenase nickel incorporation protein HypB — protein: MHHVDVHMEAEIYGANNRLAEHNAEHFKAHGVRAFDLLGAIGSGKTSLVEQVVPELKRRNLNAAAIAGDVYGDDDFQRIVKTGIPAFNANTGKECHLDAHLVHHALDHLDLHGIDVVLIENVGNMVCPTDFKLGAEKRIVVISTTEGDDVVNKHPMMFRDCQIAVINKVDLAEAVGCNVERMINDIKRYNPEMIIIKTNLRKGEGVKEVVDAILA
- a CDS encoding signal recognition particle subunit SRP19/SEC65 family protein is translated as MAIRFLYPCYFNAGLTRAQGRRVAKTLAVASPNLAQVARAVKQCSVTVLDEERDIMHPAHWFSREGRLRVEYEGSKEELLQKVAHKLSGN
- a CDS encoding histidinol phosphate phosphatase domain-containing protein; the encoded protein is MYDFHCHTTMSDGELLPTELLRRLSVLGYTEVAISDHADFSNVKALLSAQAAVKKSAELYGLCLYSGIEITHVPPEQIDELAGYAKVLGAEIVVVHGETVSEPVAPGTNMAALSSSYVDILAHPGLITEEEARLAARNNIFLEITARGGHNRTNGHVVSEARRAGASLVVESDAHGPDDLLSESVKYLVARGAGMSEEEARAVLSLSANEVRNI
- a CDS encoding transcription initiation factor IIB: MEKEIEKLKQLKEEREKMKQRQNTAVEKVKEKQGGNDTTATVCPECGSRQLVHDYERAELVCQQCGLVLDDDFIDRGPEWRAFDHDQRMKRSRVGAPMTFTIHDKGLSTMIDWRNRDSYGRAISSKNRAQLYRLRKWQRRIRVSNATERNLAFALSELDRMASALGLPRNVRETAAVVYRDAVDKNLIRGRSIEGVAAAALYAACRQCNVPRTLDEIAEVSRVSRKEIGRTYRFISRELGLKLLPTSPGDYVPRFCSGLNLKGEVQSRAMEILKQAGERELTSGRGPTGVAAAAIYISSILSGERRTQREVADVAGVTEVTIRNRYKELAEQLDIEIIL
- a CDS encoding sodium:solute symporter family transporter; protein product: MGLEQVSQFFIDNLVLIIVVIYMASMIAIGYFVQRKGADKSAADYLVASKGVGPLMVGGTVFSTNWCGGVLLGAAGTAYTGYVVSTIADPWATCLTLVLMAVFFCAILRKLKIASLSEMYRLRFGKRGATVATLMCIPSMITWTAANIVALTTIFKLFLDFDPLICAIISGLIVVLYTYLGGMLAVVYTDNIQAVMIMLGLIILIPTGIIFVGGLEALNAATPYNFWNLFPNDGAGAVSTGFTVDPLGIFTWIAGLSGMGFGYLASVELTQRVLCARDTKSAQQGLLIGSGMYAIAGFFSMLIALIAIVMVSQGATTASGAPMADVLAEDGNYVLLVLAEKLFDPSVMGMIGVLLMAVFIGSLLAAIMSTSSSTIFAASAAISTLMLHGSLSKYATTSLQVLRLTRLLVLVIGIFCVFFSFVIDSLYWMMIFSFTILFNCMFWALIGALFWKRCNASSAIASIVVGFIGVIGCIIAQSIYFGQIAIEPQDNLWIGIQTFVPWAMSGIAMLVTAFLTQKSDPPVALCDVDGDLVKWEDLPLSADTIAVRRHIAEINAAEEE